Proteins from a genomic interval of Polaribacter sejongensis:
- a CDS encoding DNA translocase FtsK, whose amino-acid sequence MAKRRTSSKKPLNSSEQKPSIFAYFKTRQAKTILGSFLILFSFFLCIAFISFFFNWQEDQSILKEFADKTVRSKNLLGKIGANLSNFFIYSGVGIAAFIVAFQILLTGWYILFKKKFSSLIISWNWSLLVMIWISITLGFAYDKYALLSGVIGYEINEFLQAFIGKTGLVILLTFFFIAYLVLRYKVTFDKHIETLKLKREEREARKAEEEVFNETTQETVTPVKTVEKTETVPLKTDQKEKSVVELSLEKKQPTISKYSDVTSKKEEISLNTEKNTGPVLKTEIAKEEEKEVEIDVEIDVAIGRDEEHSTENLSNQLVKDFGEFDPTLELGNFKFPTFNLLKQYNESISIDPEELEANKDRIVDTLKNYKIGIAEIKATVGPTITLYEIVPEAGIRISKIKNLEDDIALSLSALGIRIIAPIPGKGTIGIEVPNKKSTIVSMHSVISSKKFQESTMELPIALGKTISNETFVVDLAKMPHLLMAGATGQGKSVGLNAVLTSLLYKKHPAEVKFILVDPKKVELTLFNKIERHYLAKLPDVEEAIITDTTKVVHTLNSLCIEMDNRYDLLKAAMVRNIKEYNAKFKQRKLNPNDGHQFLPYIVLVIDEFADLIMTAGKEVETPIARLAQLARAIGIHLIVATQRPSVNVITGIIKANFPARIAFRVTSKIDSRTILDAGGADQLIGRGDLLYTAGNNLSRIQCAFVDTPEVEKITDFIGSQKAYAEAYQLPEYVDDESGTSLDIDISDRDKLFKDAAEIIVTAQQGSASLLQRKLKLGYNRAGRLIDQLEAAGIVGGFEGSKARQVLVPDFIALEQLLENEKNQ is encoded by the coding sequence ATGGCTAAGAGAAGAACAAGTTCAAAAAAACCCTTAAATTCTTCGGAACAAAAACCGAGTATTTTTGCATATTTTAAAACAAGACAAGCAAAGACAATTTTAGGATCTTTCTTAATTTTATTTTCATTTTTTCTTTGTATTGCTTTCATTTCTTTTTTCTTTAATTGGCAAGAAGATCAAAGCATACTTAAAGAATTTGCAGATAAAACAGTTAGAAGCAAAAATTTACTGGGAAAAATTGGTGCTAATTTAAGTAACTTTTTTATCTACTCTGGAGTTGGAATAGCAGCTTTTATAGTCGCGTTTCAAATACTTTTAACAGGTTGGTATATTCTTTTTAAAAAGAAATTCTCTTCACTAATAATTTCTTGGAACTGGTCTCTTTTGGTAATGATATGGATTTCTATAACGTTAGGTTTTGCATATGACAAGTACGCATTGTTATCTGGTGTTATTGGTTATGAAATTAATGAGTTTTTACAAGCCTTTATAGGTAAAACTGGTTTGGTCATTCTTTTAACCTTCTTTTTTATTGCTTATTTAGTTTTACGTTATAAAGTTACTTTTGACAAGCACATAGAAACCTTAAAATTAAAACGAGAAGAAAGAGAAGCTAGAAAAGCAGAAGAAGAGGTTTTTAATGAAACAACACAAGAAACCGTTACACCAGTAAAAACTGTAGAAAAAACAGAAACGGTACCTTTAAAAACTGATCAGAAAGAAAAATCTGTTGTAGAATTATCTTTAGAAAAAAAACAACCAACAATTTCTAAATATTCTGATGTAACTTCTAAAAAGGAAGAAATTTCTTTAAACACAGAAAAAAATACTGGCCCTGTATTAAAAACTGAAATAGCGAAAGAAGAAGAAAAAGAGGTAGAAATAGATGTAGAGATTGATGTTGCTATTGGAAGAGATGAAGAACACTCTACAGAAAATTTATCCAATCAATTGGTAAAAGATTTTGGTGAGTTTGACCCTACTCTAGAATTAGGAAATTTCAAATTTCCAACCTTTAACCTTTTAAAACAATACAATGAATCTATTTCTATAGATCCAGAAGAATTAGAAGCTAATAAAGATAGAATTGTAGACACTTTAAAAAACTACAAAATTGGTATTGCAGAAATAAAAGCAACTGTAGGACCTACAATTACCTTATATGAAATTGTACCTGAAGCAGGAATTAGAATTTCTAAAATTAAAAATTTAGAAGATGATATTGCACTTTCTTTATCTGCCTTAGGAATTAGAATTATTGCTCCTATTCCTGGTAAAGGAACTATTGGTATAGAAGTACCTAATAAAAAATCGACCATTGTTTCTATGCATTCTGTAATTTCATCAAAGAAATTCCAAGAATCAACTATGGAGTTACCTATTGCATTGGGAAAAACCATTTCTAATGAAACTTTTGTGGTAGATTTAGCTAAAATGCCTCACTTATTAATGGCGGGTGCAACCGGTCAAGGTAAATCTGTTGGATTGAATGCAGTGTTAACATCACTGTTGTATAAAAAACATCCTGCAGAAGTAAAATTTATTTTAGTAGATCCAAAGAAAGTAGAACTTACTTTATTCAATAAAATAGAACGTCATTATTTAGCAAAATTACCAGACGTAGAAGAAGCTATTATTACAGACACGACTAAAGTAGTACACACCTTAAATTCTCTTTGTATAGAGATGGATAATCGTTACGACTTGTTGAAAGCAGCAATGGTTCGTAATATTAAAGAGTACAACGCTAAATTTAAACAACGTAAGTTAAATCCTAATGACGGACATCAATTTTTACCATACATTGTTTTGGTTATTGATGAGTTTGCAGATTTAATTATGACGGCTGGTAAGGAAGTAGAAACTCCTATTGCACGTTTAGCACAGCTTGCTAGAGCAATTGGTATTCATTTAATTGTAGCAACACAAAGACCTTCTGTAAACGTAATTACAGGTATTATTAAGGCAAATTTCCCTGCAAGAATTGCATTTAGAGTAACTTCTAAAATAGATTCTAGAACAATTTTAGATGCTGGAGGAGCTGATCAATTAATTGGTCGTGGAGATTTACTATATACAGCAGGAAACAATCTTAGTAGAATACAATGTGCCTTTGTAGACACGCCAGAAGTAGAAAAAATTACAGATTTTATTGGTTCTCAAAAAGCCTATGCAGAAGCGTATCAATTACCAGAATACGTAGATGATGAAAGTGGCACGAGTCTTGATATAGATATTTCCGATAGAGACAAACTCTTTAAAGATGCCGCAGAAATTATTGTTACGGCGCAACAAGGATCTGCATCTCTATTGCAAAGGAAATTAAAATTAGGGTATAATAGAGCTGGTAGATTAATCGATCAGTTAGAAGCTGCCGGTATTGTAGGTGGTTTTGAAGGAAGTAAAGCTAGACAAGTGTTAGTTCCAGATTTTATAGCCTTAGAGCAATTATTAGAAAACGAAAAGAACCAATAG
- a CDS encoding LolA family protein translates to MKKVTILFLSLFLTTITFSQNAEKAKSLLDEVSTTMGAYKNMSISFSQTLSNEDAGIMEGDEPPIRGKIALSGEKYSLNYLGNQFIFDGKKLYVINNDEKEITVTDGDMSGDDGFIYPSKLLTFYKEGYNFEMGNLKNLNGRKIQLVTLSPIDSTSDIVKVELAIDAKTKHIYKLIQTGSNGSKTTFTINEFKSNQNLPNSHFSFDEAKYKKLNFSID, encoded by the coding sequence ATGAAAAAAGTAACCATTTTATTTTTAAGTTTATTTTTAACAACGATCACTTTTTCTCAAAATGCAGAAAAAGCAAAATCTCTTTTAGATGAAGTTTCTACTACCATGGGAGCTTATAAAAACATGTCTATTAGCTTTAGTCAAACCTTAAGCAACGAAGATGCAGGCATCATGGAAGGTGATGAACCACCAATTAGAGGAAAAATTGCACTATCCGGAGAAAAATACAGCCTTAATTACTTAGGAAATCAATTTATTTTTGATGGAAAAAAACTGTATGTAATTAATAATGACGAAAAAGAAATTACGGTTACAGATGGTGATATGAGTGGTGATGATGGTTTTATTTACCCTTCTAAATTATTAACCTTTTACAAAGAAGGTTATAATTTTGAAATGGGAAATTTAAAAAACTTAAACGGTAGAAAAATTCAACTAGTTACCTTAAGCCCAATAGATAGCACTTCTGATATTGTAAAAGTAGAATTGGCAATCGATGCAAAAACAAAGCACATTTATAAGTTGATTCAGACAGGTTCTAACGGTTCTAAAACAACCTTTACTATTAATGAATTTAAAAGCAATCAAAATCTGCCGAATTCGCATTTTTCATTTGATGAAGCAAAATACAAAAAGCTAAACTTCTCAATAGATTAA